The Zingiber officinale cultivar Zhangliang chromosome 9A, Zo_v1.1, whole genome shotgun sequence genome window below encodes:
- the LOC122020071 gene encoding CDPK-related kinase 3-like isoform X3 yields the protein MTTPISIEDVRREVKILKALSGHKNLVKFYEACEDTLNVYIVMELCKGGELLDRILSRGGRYTEEDAKVIIVQILSVVAFCHLQGVVHRDLKPENFLFAANDEHADMKLIDFGLSDFIKPDERLNDIVGSAYYVAPEVLHRSYSTEADIWSIGVITYILLCGSRPFWSRTESGIFRSVLRADPNFVDSPWPDISPVAKDFVRRLLNKDYRKRMTAAQALTHPWLRDAQRQIPLDMLIYRLVKSYLRATPLRQSALKALSKALTEDELFYMRLQFMLLEPTNDGYISLDNFRMALFQNATEAMSDSRVPDILNALEPLAFTRMDFEEFCAAAISPYHLEALNGWEQIASTAFEFFELEGNRVISIKELARELNLPPAAYSMLRDWIRPEDSKLNIFGYTRYLHGVTIRSSSSNTRHR from the exons ATGACAACACCAATATCAATTGAAGATGTTCGTAGGGAGGTTAAGATACTGAAAGCTTTGTCTGGCCATAAAAATCTTGTCAAGTTTTATGAGGCATGTGAGGACACACTTAATGTCTACATAGTGATGGA ATTATGCAAAGGTGGAGAATTGTTGGATAGAATTTTGTCCAG AGGCGGAAGATACACAGAGGAGGATGCAAAGGTTATTATCGTTCAAATTCTGAGTGTAGTTGCCTTTTGTCATCTTCAAGGTGTTGTGCATCGTGATCTAAAGCCAGAG AATTTTCTTTTTGCCGCTAATGATGAACATGCTGACATGAAGCTGATTGATTTCGGTCTTTCAGATTTTATTAAACCAG ATGAAAGGCTGAATGATATTGTTGGAAGTGCTTACTATGTTGCCCCTGAGGTCCTCCATAGATCATACAGTACAGAGGCTGATATCTGGAGTATTGGGGTTATAACGTATATTTTGTTGTGTGGTAGTAGACCTTTCTGGTCACGAACTGAATCAGGAATTTTTCGTTCTGTGTTGAGGGCTGATCCCAACTTTGTTGATTCACCATGGCCGGATATTTCTCCAGTAGCCAAAGATTTTGTGAGAAGGCTTTTAAATAAGGATTATAGAAAAAGAATGACAGCTGCACAAGCTTTGA CACACCCTTGGTTGCGAGATGCGCAACGACAAATTCCTCTGGATATGCTTATTTATAGATTAGTGAAGTCTTACCTTCGTGCAACACCTCTTAGACAATCTGCCTTAAAG GCACTATCTAAGGCTTTGACAGAGGATGAACTTTTTTATATGAGGTTGCAGTTTATGCTTTTAGAACCAACTAATGATGGTTACATATCACTTGACAACTTTCGAATG GCATTATTTCAAAATGCCACTGAAGCAATGTCGGATTCCAGAGTTCCTGATATTCTAAATGCG TTGGAGCCACTGGCGTTCACTAGGATGGATTTTGAGGAATTTTGTGCTGCTGCAATCAGCCCGTATCATCTCGAGGCTTTGAATGGTTGGGAACAGATAGCAAGTACAGCTTTCGAGTTCTTTGAATTAGAGGGGAATCGAGTCATCTCTATCAAGGAATTGGCCCGG GAACTGAACCTGCCTCCTGCTGCTTATTCCATGCTGAGAGACTGGATCCGACCGGAAGACAGCAAGCTCAATATTTTTGGATACACGAGATACTTGCACGGTGTCACGATACGCAGCTCCAGCTCCAACACAAGACATCGCTAG